One segment of Alnus glutinosa chromosome 2, dhAlnGlut1.1, whole genome shotgun sequence DNA contains the following:
- the LOC133859410 gene encoding probable carboxylesterase 17, giving the protein MKTKRMAVVSLDPRFNLQVGKNNHQHGGAVEEIEGLIRVYIDGHVERPPIVSIVPCTMALECGVTAKDVVIEKCNGLWARVYFPSCPGKLPLLVFFHGGGFCVGSAAWSCYNEFLSRLASKASCVIISVNYRLAPENRLPAAYEDGINTLMWVKQQVLSGSKEHKWWVKHCSLSSVYLAGDSAGANIAYNVATRLGSSGSSESTIIRPLCLKGTILIQPFFGGEARTWSEKHTYQPPNSALTLSVSDAYWRLSLPPGANRDHAWCNPLANGTDKLCDSRLPTTMICISEMDILKDRSLEFCNALTSAGKKVETVMHKGVGHSFQILHNSQLSQPRTHEMMSQIKAFISE; this is encoded by the coding sequence atgaaaacaaaaagaatggCTGTCGTTTCCCTTGATCCAAGGTTTAACCTCCAAGTTGGCAAGAACAATCACCAACATGGAGGAGCCGTTGAAGAGATTGAAGGTCTCATTAGAGTGTATATAGATGGACACGTCGAAAGGCCGCCAATTGTCTCTATCGTCCCCTGCACCATGGCATTAGAGTGTGGTGTTACAGCAAAAGATGTTGTAATCGAGAAGTGCAACGGCTTATGGGCACGCGTGTATTTCCCGAGTTGTCCTGGCAAGCTTCCATTGCTTGTTTTTTTTCATGGAGGTGGATTTTGTGTCGGCTCTGCTGCTTGGAGCTGTTACAACGAGTTTTTGTCCAGGCTTGCTTCCAAAGCGAGTTGCGTGATTATCTCTGTAAATTATCGTCTAGCCCCTGAGAACCGTCTCCCTGCTGCATATGAGGATGGTATCAACACTCTTATGTGGGTGAAACAACAAGTTCTGAGTGGCTCTAAGGAGCACAAATGGTGGGTGAAGCATTGCAGTCTTTCCAGCGTGTACCTAGCCGGTGACAGTGCGGGAGCCAACATAGCTTACAATGTGGCCACGCGGCTAGGGTCAAGCGGCTCATCCGAATCCACCATTATAAGGCCGTTGTGTCTCAAAGGTACCATCTTGATCCAACCTTTCTTTGGAGGAGAGGCACGAACTTGGTCTGAAAAGCATACCTATCAACCGCCTAATTCAGCGCTAACCCTATCAGTTTCCGATGCATATTGGCGCTTATCTCTACCTCCAGGGGCGAATCGAGACCATGCATGGTGCAACCCTCTCGCAAATGGCACAGACAAGTTGTGTGATTCCAGACTTCCAACCACAATGATATGCATATCGGAGATGGATATACTGAAGGATCGAAGCTTGGAATTTTGCAACGCCTTGACTAGTGCGGGGAAGAAGGTGGAAACAGTGATGCACAAAGGCGTAGGGCATTCATTTCAAATTCTGCATAACTCTCAGCTCTCTCAACCTCGAACCCATGAGATGATGTCTCAAATTAAGGCTTTCATCAGTGAATAA